The nucleotide sequence GATTCGAGTTACCTATTTGCATTTGAGATTTGATGAAGATTGGGGAGACACTCGGTTCCTGGCATCGTTCCTCCAATTTCCAACAGCACAACTAGtatgaaagaacaaaaatatttacaaattaaaattgatgatGCTGATCagaataataacaacaaaaataaccGGTTGTTTAATGATGTTAGAGAATCAACTAAAATCTCTCAAATACATGAACTATGAGGAAAGCTCACTGCATCctccaaaataaaaagaaaatctgCAAGTTATTATCTACTCGGCAAGGAAATGGAATTAACAGAGATAAAGTGCTAATGTATCACATGGAATGAAGGGACAAGAGATACATTCTTAGATTTGTGCTATAGTGTCTAACAGTCAACACAAAGTCACCACATTGTATCTAGATCAAAAATCACACAGGAATTTAAATGATTACAAACGGATGAAGTTGGAGTTTACAAGATAAATCACCCTCAAGAGGGATGATTCGTTCTCAGCCTTTGAAAACAAAAGAAGCATGCACAAACACAACGACTATTCGAAACTTCAATCCCAACTTAACAATAGACGACAGACAATTAGTGTCTCGGGTTTAACTCCATCACAACACACTTAATGCCAATTCATTACACTCGAAGTCtgttttaatttcttcaaattcagCGCGAACTTAACCTTAACTTATGTGTTCTACATCTGTACCCTCTACAAGTTTCATGCTTGAGGACAACtacaaattttatcttttactattttatttgaatGGATTCAATGACAGAGTGAATAGCCATTATGACATACCTCAACACCGTCAACAACAGCAATATGATGAACAGTTGATTCAGTATGATGAACAGTTGattcatcttcattttccatATCTTCTTCTGTCACATACCCTTCATCTTCACTTTCCATATCTTCTTCTGTCACATACCCTTCATCTTCACTTTCCATATCTTCTGTCAAATCTGACCCAGAATTTTTAGAATCTTCATTTCCCATATCTCCTGTCTCATCTGGCACATAATTTTCAAAAGAAGCAACTGCATCTCCAAAGTATGGACGAATGCCCATGACTAGTCCAAACATCTTCAAAACCTTCTCATCATTCCAGTATCTGCATGGAATGAATCGCTTCAGAAATTATTTACCAATTTACACCACAACAATTTATGGTGGAAATAGGAAATgccaaaacaataaaatagaattaaaaaattgtgtttgaaCCTCATCATTACTTCAGGACCACCATTCTCTATCTCATCTAAAATAAGTTTCAAACATTGATCTTTGTTCAAGTGTGCCGTTCTACGTTTACGCTGGCCTTCAAGTGACGGATCGGTATAAATTTCCACCATGGAAGACATTGATGGGTCCTGTGATAGACAGCACATGCATTTTAATCTAACAACCAGCAGAAGTGTTACAAACATAAcgaagaaattttaaaaatacctGCATCAAAGCCCAAATCAGGCGCCTGACCATGGTTTTAAAATCAAGATTCTTTCCGATCTGTAGCATGGTTGAAGCATACTTCGGATCACGAGAATTTGAGAGATCATCCTGTGGTGCTTCATGCAAAGTTTCCTGAAGCTGTTCAGCCAGTTTCCTGATATTTGGATCCTATGACACATTGACATTTTAAGACGCCGTGATGAAATactaatattatatacattagTAATTTAGAGTGTACATCCAATAAATGACATTCCCTAGtgagtgaaaaatgaaaagaggAAGACTTGGGTCAACCATATGATGGTTCAAAAGTCATCAAATGCTTGCTTCACTTAACTTAAACTATCAATAAATCTCAGTTGTATACATGCCTTAAAAGATAGCAGCCATAAGCCCATAAGAACAATACTATCTGCAAAATCTTATCCAAGTTGGCAGGAACTACAAAAGGCTTACTCCACTATCATGGTATGTAAAGCTTTGAAGAAAACAGTATACAATCTTAATGAACACTTTTTGCCAACAGTGAAGACATTAGACATCTGAAAAACATTCAGAATTTGTCTTCATAAAACCTATTCCTAGAAGTATTGTCTGATCATTGGCTGCAAAATTGCAAATGAATCAAATCTGATGCCTGACCaggacaaaaacaaaagcacatACTCATGTAGTCCAAGCAAACAGGCTCAACAAAATTAACAATTCACACAGTTTGATTATCAATAAATACAGCACACACCACACATGCAAATAACACAAGAACGGAGAGAAGAGCTTACATTGAGCAGGGCTGAGAAATCAAAATGTCCAGGAGTAGCTGTCCAGGAGTATTATCCATGTAAGTAAAAATCACATAATGAGGATACTTATGTAATGTAAAAACCTATCTATACCAACACATCTGATGAAAGTTGTGTCAAGTGTCCGGCGTTGActcatgtgattacattcaattatgtcattttgtttttttttatgtttaaataattattggtgttgctaaaaaaaagggttaatatatGATTACCCCCTAGATTATTATTCGTGGTTTCTGGTttacttgcaaaaaaaaaaaaaaaattagattccaACATAGAAGATTTTGAGTTTGGACTTTCATGACATCAAATTTAAAGTACTTTCGCCCCTCGCCCCTCGGTAATTTGAGcgaatttcggtttacccctaGCATACAATCGAATTGTACAGAGCCTAGACCAGAAACCGCTGGTATTATATTTTAacaagtgttatttgaacaaccatttgattgACAACTTATGGTACAACCataagttgaaaaataatgtgagtatgagagaaagttgtcacaaaatggatgttcaaacaATTTTGTCACCATGTAGCCTTTCCTCGTGGTGTGGTGCGACGAGATCTTTCTCTACACCACCGTAATATATGTTCAAACTTATTGGTGttgctccaaaaaaaaaaggttaatatatgtttatccCCCTAGATTATCCGGGGTTTCTGGTTTacccttccaaaaaaaaaaatatatatatatagaggtaggatccgttgacaccaggtgtaagTATGAAGACTTACAACAAATCTAACGACTCATACTATTtcaataataaatgaaaagaaaacacaTTAAGAAGTTATGAGATATCCTTGATTTGTTATTAATTATTGTCTATCAAAATTTAAAGTACTTTCGCCCCTCGTGATTTGAGcgaatttcggtttacccctaGCATAGGGCTAAACCAGAAACCGCTGATATTACAGGTAAACATGtattaaccaagaaaaaatcCAAACAATTTTGTCACCATGTAGCCTTCTATGAAGCACGGAAGAACACaccgacacagctaataatttgaaaaaattatatacttcAGTGTAACACGaagagtgtccgtgcttcataggtagcCTTTCCTGGTGACGAGATCTTTCTCCACACCACCGTAACCGGATCTCCCGAGTTACCGTCTTCTAAACCCCTTTTGGGTCAAGTTACTGTCTTCCACCTTGTGTTGGGTGATTGTTGTGGTGATGGTTTGTTAAGCCTTACCCCTTTTCAGGCTCAATCTGGTAATTGTTCTGGTTGTTTAGATCAGACTACGAGTTTTTGAAGCATAGGTAATAAAAGCAAAACATCAAACTAGTCTAGTATGGATACAAACACAGACACGACACTAACACGCCGACACCACtaatagtttaaaaaaatcacataactCAGTGTAATTAAATGTGTCAGTATCCTGTCGGACGCTCtaacacgcctaatccgagaagtgtcggtgcttcatTAGATCAAACAGCGAACGCTGAAGCAATAGTAAAAAATtgataacaaaaacaaaataacgaTATCATCGATTATAGAGATGCATACCAGCAGGAAGAAAATCGTTTTGCAAATTGGGAGCCATGATGGAAGAAATCTAGATAGCTGGGAAGAAAACACGAATAAAGAAATTCTAGGTTATACGATAAATTTACAGATTCAAATTAGATTGTAACGAAATTAAACGAAAGAGGAATTAAAACAAGAGTTAAGAAGTTGAAACCTGAATCTCAACAGAGCGATAATGAACAATTTTGTTGTGATTTTGGTTTATAGAGACGGTGAAAACAAAAACTTGTGAGGGTTGGAAAAAAAAGTCCCCACAGTCTTTtataatgaaaatcaaaatattaatacGTGGCCCCACTAATTCCCATCCCATCCACGTCTTCCTCGCTCTTTAGTTTTAAAActctaaggctctgtttggtaaggCCACAcagttagcttatagcttataagcttgttcgACAAAAAAACTCTGTTTGGTAATGGTTTTTCAccacgagcttatagcttattttacgagtttataagctattttttagatgctattccaagtagcgtttgagcttatagcttatagcttattgttttttcttccacttttgcCCTTACTGTTTTATCTAAAATCCCCTTTTaccctttataatttattataatataactAATAGACATAATTACCTTATAAACATCCATAGCCTTACCTTATAATTACTCGTTTTGATCTATTGCATTCTCTTATATTCTCGGTGCAACTGCAATATAGCTCCagtgcaatatatatattttttttcatacataaaATGACCATTGCCTTcggtttaaataaatatttttttatgaattaagtttttttttttttcataaaaaggacacatttaattttttttggttacgtttaacttctttttgttaggcttaaattgtttttatgaaGGGTGTTAGGcttaagctatttttcatatatCATTTCACGTCTACATTTTTTTACGTCTAAATCATTTAAAACCCTAgttaaaataatcatattttaatactttttcaAGGCTTAAATTCACTAAACTATTTATACTTTATTGAcatgcttattttattttttaaagagatatacttttttttgttttgtccaAATCTTttactctttatattttttttctgagtagatactttttatatttttccaatgataatgcataaaaaatatattaaattaataaattataaacacttaaatattaattaatataaatattactatgaAATAagaatgtccttttatgtcattttacatttataagTTAGTTGAACcattaattttaccaaacacttcaactagcttatcagctataagtcatcagctagcttataagctatccgctatttttaccaaaaagattctaaggctatgtttggtttggagaagaaagttaaaggaaagaaagtgtaaGGATAGATAGTAGAAGGAAAGAAAGGTAGAAGAAAGTGAGATGATTTGTTTAGTTGTTTGGTATGAAAGACTTTGAATAGACTgtgagaggaaagaaagatatGTATATTTGCAAAATTACATTTATAACCTTAAAAGGTTTTAGCTGAATGTGttaatttcaaattaattatgCTATCTacacatttaaatatattttattaatattttttaatttacataacatttgttaaaaattttGTTAATGACCTTTTTGTTCAAAACATCATgccaagagagaaaaaaaattggagcaTGATCCTAAAGCATAGCTTATCAGACCATTGCCTTGGTTCAACATAGTAGTAATATTTATAATACAGCAAGggtatttttgacatttttccaAAAAGTGAATGCTTCTTCAATGTTTCTGTCCAAAATAGGGAGGAAAGATTTTGAGCATGGGTCCCACCTCAAACTTTCTTTCCTCTACTTTTTGAAGTGCTTCCAAACTATGGAAAGCCAACCTTTCCAcaaactttctttccttcttcaatctTTCCTTTATATTTCTCTGGATCCAAACGCAACCTAAAGACATTGGGTCACTCATAGACAGCATCCACAATGGGAGAGTCTTAAACATTTAAGACCTGATACCTAATAGGTACCTCCACCCCCATTGTGGGAAAAAATTGAGGGTTTGAAAAGATGGAAGGTCTAAATTATGACCTCATTCTTAAATTGGCCCAcatcacttttttattaaaataataattaaaagtgtattaaaatagatactccctccgtcccaaattgtatgtcactttaaaaaaaaaaaaaattgttccaaattgtatgtcactttagaatatcaatgaaacattaatgttactttttctattatatccttaactatttattactctttttttttttcaattctttcatttatctttcccatatcatttattaaggataattttgtaaaacaactcataatatatcttttccacacaatattaattacatttcttaatatgtgtgaaatgcccaaaacgtcatacaatttgggacggagggagtagtttattaaataaataatattggtggGATCCAATTAGACCTTTTGTTAGAGGGTCTCTATTGGAGTGGTTGAGTACCTGTTAAgtactattattaaaatattattaaaaaagttatgtGTCAATGTGGGACCCATTTAAGACCTCAAAGATGAGAgtctccattgtggatgctctaaggCGGTCGACCAACGAATCACCCACATCAGCATAACTGAATTGGACCatattggatgaattgattagATAACTCGTTGTTTAGATTAAATTTGTATAGATATGTGATTATATTAAATCAGCGGCGATTCGATCACTCTAAAAACTAGAATAATGACACATATAGAATAAAAATGGATAtccaacaaatataatttcataGACTAATTATTATGaagtttgaataaaatatttgtacttTACATTAATACTATGTTAGAGACCCAGCATACGCCGGGTTAGATATATTAAATAAGGTTGTGTACACATTCAAATGATCTTAATCTTGAAATGAGGTCAAATTTTATAGCCATgatttttaagggaaaaagacATGATCATGAAATTTGTGATTTGATTAGTAAAAATCAAAAGTGAATGAAGGTATTCTAAGTGTGTATTGATATGtgttatataaaaacaaaaacaattaaagtATCATTATACTTTGGTTGATACATGTTgtataaaaattaaagtatatGTTAAAGAATAATTCAAAgagttaggatccgttgacaccagatGTATGTCAAAAGATTTACACTAAATCTAAACCGTTATAACTATTTAATCCAAAGGCTGAAAATATCCCAACAAAAATAGATCATGTGGTCAACAATAAGAGAAAGCagactattttttattttctcttcttttttcgaTTTCTACCTGGTTCATTCTCTTGTTACTAGTCTCGTCTCTCAATTTGTCTTCCATTTAAAATAAgagttaggatccgttgacaccaggtgtaagTCAAAACATttacaccaaatctcatccattcAATTTGACGGATCTTATTGTTAAaacatttcataaataaataacacctggtctatttttaatgaattcCACACCAGTGTTACCATTCTTTCCTGAAAGTGCTGCCGCTATCACGGAGAAATTAAGTGCGTTATGACGGAGTTAAACCCTAGACACTAATTGTTTGTCCTTTATTGTTAAGCTGGGTTTGAATTTTCCAATAGTTGTGTGTTTGTGCATGCTTCTTTTGTTTTCAAAGGCTGAGAGTCAATCATCCCTCTTGAAGATGATTTCTCTTGTAAACTGCAACTTTATTCGTTTGTAATCATTTAAATTCCTCTGTGTGAATTTTGATCTAAAATTCTAGATACAATGTGGCAACTTTGTGTTGACTGTTAGACATTATAGCATGAACCTAAGAATGTAACTCTTGTCCCTTCATTCCATGTGATACATTAGTACTTCCAGCTGACTGTGTATTTGAGAGATTTTAGTTGATTCTCTAACATCATTAAACAAccggttgttgttgttgttgttgttgttgttttgatcatcatcatcatcgatttTAATTTGTATAAACATTTTGTTCTTTCATACTAGTTGTGCTGTTGGAAATTGGAGGAACGGTGCCAGCAACCGAGTGTCTCCCCAATCATCATCAAATCTCAAATGCAAATAGGTAAATCAAATAATCTCATTTTAATATCAACCAATTATTAATACAATGTATTTTCTGCACTTGGTTGAATTAATTAAGTTAACCATGTACTACATCTATCTTTCACGATTTAGATTTTGACTTTAGAACCATGTGAAgatgcaattttgttttttctttattgtttttattaacatgCAAGCTCTTGAGTAATGATGCACATAGgctattttgttttggttgggATTGTTTCTAGACTTGGGGCCCATTTTgttcattattattttagtatCTTGATGACATCCTATAGTGATTTGTGATTTCAttctgtctttttttttgtttgctagAGAGCATACTCGAAGAGCATTCTTTGGTTGAATTCATGCTCAAACTCAATCAACTGGATCTTCTCTTTAGACGTTATTCTCGTGGGCCTGTTCCTTATTATTGGTACGACTATGTGAGGGCTCAAACTCCGAGGGTTAGATCATCTTTAACTTCTACCCACAACCTACCTTACCAAGAAACCCAGGCAAGTTTTTTCTGCAAATGTTACCAAAGTTTATGGGACCTTTAGCAATGCTTTTGATTCAAGCTTCACAATTATTGTTTCTTTCTGCATATTTTAAATCTTCGATATCAATTTCTAAACAGCAGCGGGGGCTGGGAGAGAGGGGTTGCTTACTATCCTGACTAGAGTTATGGAGGAGACTCCTTCAGTTCCATTCACACAGGAGTTCATTCTAGTTCTCTTTATGTATCATAGTCTTTGCAACGTGCATTATTCAAGGCCTATTTGAATTCTTTAATATCAGCAGTGTACGAAGCTACAGAAATGGAATTTTGGGATCAATATTTTGAAGAGACGCAATGTTTGGAGGCTGAGTGAGATCAAATGGTATGTGCTTTAGAGACTCTTCCAGACTGTTTATGCTTGGCAAATCAGATTAATTTTACTCGTCCACCACTGTTCTAGAAGTTGAAATCATAGGTTTACTAGAAGCtctcaaaattcaaaatggCCATATCAAACGGATTGCAAAACTATATTTGATGCTCTTGCCGTCACCGACATTCCTCTCAATGAATTTGGTGATATTATATCTCATAGTATCGCAAGAGCTTCCCCAAATTTTTAACATTGTACCAGCTACTTTATACccattgattttgaatgaaatagCTTAACTTTGcctttgtccaaaaaaaaaaatatatatatatatatatagttatcaAAATGAGTTTTAATATGTGTGCTAAACTATATTTCTTTTGCATTCTAGATGATTATTTAAATTCTATTaagttaataaatttaatataatcgTACAGTGTTTTTTATCTTTAGGCAAAAAAACAAGGATTCTAAGTTAACAAGAAAACTTGGTGTGTGGTTCTAAAGCGTGAATACAAggatttcaacttttttttttttttttagtaaaaataaaaggcACGCATTTTGTAAAATGTATTCTACGGATCAGAAAATACCAACCACGTCATAGAAGTAATTCTCATTAACGCAAAAGCTACTCTTAGCGTGTGTTTGATTCCGCGGTGGTGATAATTGAGTTTgagataattgattttgactaaaagtgagttgaatgtaattgatttatgtttggatacaataacctaaaattgattcttatcaatttatgttgtttgggtggtttgaatcaaaattacttttgaaaGTATAATTATCAAAATGggttttaattgtatttaaaactacattgatattttattttaaacaattattttataaatatcattttttcttgttcaaaaaaaaattataaaattatttaaatttattttttttagcaaattattatttaaatttatgttatgttatcaATTAAAATTCTGTATAGATTATATgaacttgtaaaataaaatacaaaactttttttgccagttaaaataaaatacatagcATGATTGAAcgagtaaaaaaattatagaagaaTGAttgcatataaaaaataattggccATAATACCAGGGACAAAAAATGCTTGCGTgtaagaaggaaaagaaaattagGAGCATGATTTACATATAAGAAACAAGGGCATAACGGACAAACAGGGATATTATATCAAATCATTGTTTAGCAAAAGAGTAGAATTGAGTTGGTTCAACGCAGAAGCTTTAAATCCGAGCTTCAAACCAACTCACGTTTGGGCTCCATAATCAATTTACCTTTTTGAAAGccaaacataaattttattatgaaatagcttttcattgCCGTAAACGTGAGTTTTGGTGCACTCACCGTGCAACCAAACAAGCACTTACTATCCTTAAGTTTAAAGTTATACGTGAGTTTGGAGCAAAATCGCATCAAAAAATAGTTAACCAAACATGTGAGTTTTGTTGTAAAACTGAACCAAACAAGAACTAATTCACAACACCACTCGTGTTcaacttcataaaaaataataaaaataatattaaaaacttaaaactgTCGTCTTCGGAACCAAAATGAAATACTTTAAAGtaacctctctgccgaaatttcgtAAAATCAGTTTAAAAGACgagtaaaaagagaaaaaattggaTCAAAAATGGGATATGATGTCATATTGACTAACGGAAAAACTGACGAAAGGGACAAATTGTCTACGTTTAAAAATTTTAGGCGGAGGTTTTAACTTTTTTTCGAATTTGGAGGAATTTGcacaattttataatttcaagAAATACAAGTGTGTCCTTAAGAAGCTTAACTATTAACTAAAttattcccttaaaaaaactaaattattatttttggacaaaaactaaatttagtttactttacTAACATACTTTATCATCATtacctaaaaattaaaaataaaataattttgcaagtagtttagtttattttactagaatatgtaaattaatttaaatattaaaagcaaaaatgctaatactaataattaaaaataaaataaattaaattctcTATAAATTCACATGAATTTCTTTTTGtctattgataaaaattaataaaaaattattccctaattaaattacttttatttttggatttctaaataatatattaaatgaatcaattttcaaatatatcattttagtgGCCTCGAGTTCATATTTCCCATTCAACAAGTAAAAATTTGGCTATTCGTGGCATTATCCATTTGGAAGCGTGTTTGTGTGTGGCTGgttgtgtaacaccccgatatcccaaagcaattaaataataaatataacaacaGAGTTTAACATCAAatcgggcatgtcacactacttttcaaaatttcttaaatagaatataaaactatttaataaacatctttcgtaaaacatcaataatttgcagcggaatattcttcaagcattaaacatcaacatccaacaataaatcctggcacaaatgccccaacataaatattcatcattaattgtttcaaataacaataaaaggctccacaacaggtttccaaaatttgatacataaggaatgaaaataaataagtaatctcatcccgtacgtatcagagccctagacacttgagccaccacctactactcaggatcacctgcaagttacccataggaagggcaacatttccaagcagaaggggtgagattcacaacaataataatagatataaaattcatcaattgaatctaacaccctaacataataataattattcaatatacatatatatttcataattaacaacatcaacaataatggtaattacaaccaacaacaacgactcatgcaactactcgaCAACACCGCTGAGACTcttcgacaatgcgacaatgcacatgcatgtggtaccaatttacaggcagaagccctcaccagatattgaatggttaaagcattcatcagggcataagccctcactgctttgaacaacaaggtgttccagggcatgagccctcccgctttgaacaacaaggtgttctagggcatgagccctcatcgcttttatgtttatgcaatggactccacttgtgtatatctacatacaacttaacaatgcatatatataatatgacttacaactccacaacttaacaacatgtatgatttaattaaataaaagcatacatcacagtcaacaataaatcatcataatcaatccaacaattcagaaaaatgcacaattaatcataatcaagcTCATACATCAAGTTCATCCATTTTCTATTCAATCAAAGAACAAACAACTCAGATACTGGGCAACTCACCTCGCGAgtgcatctgctcgccatggcgagctcaGGCAAAAGGTTACTCGTTGTGGCGAGTACAAAGCGAACAAGAAaatgg is from Medicago truncatula cultivar Jemalong A17 chromosome 1, MtrunA17r5.0-ANR, whole genome shotgun sequence and encodes:
- the LOC25483568 gene encoding uncharacterized protein isoform X2, which gives rise to MAPNLQNDFLPAATPGHFDFSALLNDPNIRKLAEQLQETLHEAPQDDLSNSRDPKYASTMLQIGKNLDFKTMVRRLIWALMQDPSMSSMVEIYTDPSLEGQRKRRTAHLNKDQCLKLILDEIENGGPEVMMRYWNDEKVLKMFGLVMGIRPYFGDAVASFENYVPDETGDMGNEDSKNSGSDLTEDMESEDEGYVTEEDMESEDEGYVTEEDMENEDESTVHHTESTVHHIAVVDGVELCCWKLEERCQEPSVSPIFIKSQMQIESIHEEHSLVEFMLKLNLLDLLFRRYPRGPGPYYRYGYVRAQTSRVRPSLTSTHNLPYQETQRAGREGLLTILTRVMEEETPSVRFAQEFILALYVYHCLCNVHCLKIV
- the LOC25483568 gene encoding uncharacterized protein isoform X1; the protein is MAPNLQNDFLPAATPGHFDFSALLNDPNIRKLAEQLQETLHEAPQDDLSNSRDPKYASTMLQIGKNLDFKTMVRRLIWALMQDPSMSSMVEIYTDPSLEGQRKRRTAHLNKDQCLKLILDEIENGGPEVMMRYWNDEKVLKMFGLVMGIRPYFGDAVASFENYVPDETGDMGNEDSKNSGSDLTEDMESEDEGYVTEEDMESEDEGYVTEEDMENEDESTVHHTESTVHHIAVVDGVELCCWKLEERCQEPSVSPIFIKSQMQIESIHEEHSLVEFMLKLNLLDLLFRRYPRGPGPYYRYGYVRAQTSRVRPSLTSTHNLPYQETQQRAGREGLLTILTRVMEEETPSVRFAQEFILALYVYHCLCNVHCLKIV